A stretch of Solenopsis invicta isolate M01_SB chromosome 9, UNIL_Sinv_3.0, whole genome shotgun sequence DNA encodes these proteins:
- the LOC105197043 gene encoding protein artichoke isoform X2 has protein sequence MVRSSEGGGLLIVGWLLALRSISAGAQLDPDYGCPLQERILPCRCSTRDMEVQIWCSHSELPKVLEGLQAVSHYMDRPVDELILENNNLPSLPGKVFATLRVLRLMLRNNRLERVSSGWLEGLHDSLLELFIVEPDLRSLPVDSLENLQGIEAMTLQSRVMKRLPRFASLPKLRYLQINSPALLELVPRNFRDVPNLEQLHVLGSPRLTRLEAGLLRDLPRLELLNITDSGIHWIHPRAMINLPELKEISLVGNAIIDAGMVGRACMDLPSLSVIRLDRNRINRLGEGSFVDLPVLSRLYLSRNYITEIFAQAFQQVPVLKSLDLNHNLIHRIHPEFFPQRTGNALEEIWLINNDLSHVAEIRSVFEALPRLKFLDASHNQLEEIPFGALRGHPTLERLHLNHNRLAFLQRETFTAMPALRELRLKNNSLSNLLEAPFWNLPALKGLDLSENYFRHIEPRLFANLPNLRRLDLSGNAIGLIEPESFLGTPALEHINVSGNALSVIHPMTFQHLTNLYELDIGLNRMLEVVPGLPKDIEHLHMSKNRIVALPTVSSQDLALPALRSLDLSSNGIERILPGTLADLSNLKKLNLGYNALRILDDGVFDGLTGLEQLDLKCNRLVTLHGRSFRPLKSLMDVNLRGNRVEVLRPDIFQENSRLQRVDLSRNNLAQIPHATFTNTRDLRELYASHNTLTELPGSLHGLTALRVLDLSFNKLNILSPETLSSLSSLLELKLVRNHIRELREGAFDGLPQLSLIDLENNDLRVIERNAIRALPELQAVRLGKNRLQSIPSGAFTELPLLQSAELQENSIQEIANNAFINVPHLLFLNLSHNHLPDLEYVGLDSLRSLEVLDLSYNRLSRVSSNSLAAMEWLVELKMDNNRICAVHGSPFDDMPRLRVLSLRSNRMTAVSENAFKRLRSNIAILDIDGNPLSCSCGMLWLRGWLQQASSEGPRCADGSLFKELRLSRQDCQRERHVEPIHPGCEAEMINVATPSVSSSETVPLWMNLKDSSTQRPSVSQDSDYLYQYVDYQDNGNDTSTSLPSVSTISSPTQTVKIIHPPPHTQKHPVQKNTTLPIKKNPLMPPSPSSSGFTFFGLPLPNLNFNLWGRKAERKESSLSSSSSSSSDRPGRGRYRSFPPSEPEIHRGGFVPLPRGQSGFVPIADPRLAYEKHVKHDNTSRSLNASSAPIQEERARKSGNSTVTKIEKTISKSGKPRTSYREKEELPTAASTNVRPTSFESRKISSNVSKIIQSLNASNTVKSSTSIIVEDDSSQEAHETSVSTEIYGGESLEVNTEDTKFIEKPQMEVANRIVWTTPKAIIAETKKTTITKETTTAAVKVAPSKETGSKDWNLEIPEYEKDSTLVGSTTESYEKFDNSDVVTDAEPIPYFSAPVTSTTSNPRPKETMTVTSRGTEASALSALLVPGGLVPSSGSVVNIRPLGRSTITKVASPYISYNADQSREKQKSIAGAAQRSEIIDETTESQNEAFVVDDEAKVIKDSPFNWYFQHYNDTNLEPYVGIAYSSATKIDAYQWFPLLIFSILI, from the exons ATGGTCAGGTCGTCGGAGGGCGGTGGGCTTCTGATAGTCGGCTGGCTCCTGGCACTCCGTTCCATCAGTGCCGGTGCCCAGTTAGATCCAGATTACGGATGTCCGCTTCAAGAAAGGATACTGCCATGCAGATGTTCCACGCGCGATATGGAGGTCCAGATATG GTGTAGCCACAGTGAATTACCAAAGGTACTGGAAGGTTTGCAGGCAGTCAGTCACTATATGGATCGACCGGTAGACGAGCTGATTCTGGAGAACAATAACCTGCCAAGTCTACCCGGCAAGGTGTTTGCAACATTACGAGTTTTACGCTTAATGTTGCGAAACAATCGCCTCGAAAGGGTGTCTTCCGGCTGGCTGGAAGGCCTACACGACTCCTTGCTAGAACTGTTCATCGTCGAGCCCGATCTGCGATCTCTACCCGTGGACAGTCTGGAGAACCTGCAGGGTATCGAAGCGATGACGCTGCAGAGTCGCGTGATGAAGCGACTGCCGAGGTTCGCCAGTCTGCCGAAACTGAGATACCTTCAGATCAACTCCCCAGCCTTGCTAGAACTCGTCCCGAGAAATTTCCGAGATGTTCCCAATTTGGAGCAGCTACACGTATTGGGTAGTCCGAGACTGACCAGATTAGAGGCCGGGCTTCTTCGAGATCTGCCGCGATTGGAACTGCTCAACATCACTGATTCCGGAATCCACTGGATTCATCCGCGAGCGATGATCAATCTGCCGGAGCTCAAGGAGATCTCGTTGGTCGGAAACGCCATAATCGATGCCGGTATGGTCGGTCGCGCGTGCATGGATCTACCGTCGTTGTCAGTGATACGTCTGGATCGAAATCGCATCAACCGCCTGGGCGAAGGCTCCTTCGTCGATCTTCCTGTTTTATCGCGCCTCTATCTGTCGCGCAATTACATCACCGAGATATTTGCCCAGGCTTTCCAGCAGGTGCCAGTTCTCAAGTCCTTGGATCTGAATCACAATCTAATTCATCGCATCCATCCGGAATTCTTTCCGCAGCGGACAGGAAACGCGTTGGAAGAAATATGGCTAATCAATAATGATCTTAGCCACGTGGCTGAAATACGATCGGTGTTTGAGGCTCTGCCAAGGTTGAAATTTCTAGACGCCAGTCATAATCAGTTAGAGGAAATACCCTTCGGTGCTCTAAGAGGCCATCCCACTTTGGAGAGGCTCCATCTAAATCACAACAGACTAGCATTTTTGCAAAGAGAAACGTTCACAGCGATGCCGGCGCTCAGGGAGCTCAGGTTAAAAAACAATTCCCTGTCGAACCTACTGGAGGCTCCTTTCTGGAATTTGCCAGCGTTAAAG GGTCTAGATCTCTCGGAAAACTACTTTCGTCACATAGAACCACGCTTGTTCGCTAATCTGCCAAATCTTCGACGATTAGATCTTAGCGGTAATGCCATAGGACTCATTGAACCCGAGTCCTTTCTGGGCACTCCGGCGCTAGAGCACATCAATGTCTCCGGGAACGCTTTATCCGTAATTCATCCCATGACCTTCCAACACTTGACAAACTTGTACGAACTGGACATCGGTTTGAATCGTATGCTGGAAGTGGTTCCTGGCCTACCGAAAGATATCGAACATCTTCATATGTCCAAGAACCGTATTGTCGCCCTGCCAACCGTATCTTCTCAGGATCTAGCACTACCTGCCCTACGATCATTGGATTTGAGCTCGAATGGGATTGAAAGAATTCTGCCTGGCACCCTGGCTGACTTGTCAAACTTGAAAAAACTGAATCTAGGCTACAACGCTCTGAGAATTTTAGACGACGGAGTTTTCGATGGACTCACAGGATTAGAACAGTTAGACTTGAAGTGCAATCGCCTAGTCACGTTGCACGGACGAAGCTTTCGACCTCTAAAATCGTTGATGGATGTGAATCTTCGGGGTAATCGAGTGGAGGTTCTGCGACCGGATATTTTTCAAGAGAACAGTAGATTGCAAAGAGTCGACTTGAGCAGAAATAATCTCGCACAAATTCCTCACGCTACCTTCACCAATACAAG AGACCTTCGTGAACTGTACGCGTCGCACAATACTTTGACCGAGTTACCCGGATCGCTGCACGGCTTAACTGCTCTACGGGTCCTCGACTTGAGCTTCAACAAGCTGAACATCCTATCGCCGGAAACTCTAAGCAGTCTGTCGTCCTTGTTGGAATTGAAACTGGTCAGAAATCATATACGAGAGCTGCGGGAAGGCGCGTTCGACGGATTGCCGCAACTGTCCTTGATCGATCTCGAGAACAACGATCTTAGGGTGATCGAGAGAAACGCCATCAGAGCGTTACCGGAACTGCAAGCCGTCCGTCTCGGCAAAAATCgattacag TCCATCCCCAGCGGCGCTTTCACCGAATTACCACTGCTGCAGAGTGCGGAACTTCAGGAAAATAGTATTCAGGAAATCGCTAATAATGCTTTCATTAACGTGCCACATTTACTTTTCCTTAATCTAAGTCACAATCACCTGCCGGACTTGGAATACGTTGGTCTGGATAGTCTTCGCTCGTTAGAGGTTCTTGATCTCAGTTACAATCGATTATCCAGAGTTTCCAGCAACAGTTTAGCAGCTATGGAGTGGCTAGTGGAACTAAAG ATGGACAACAATCGGATTTGCGCCGTGCACGGTTCGCCTTTTGATGATATGCCCAGGTTGCGGGTATTGAGCCTGCGAAGCAATCGGATGACCGCGGTCTCAGAAAACGCTTTCAAAAGGCTGCGATCGAATATCGCTATCTTGGATATCGACG GAAATCCATTATCCTGTTCTTGCGGCATGCTTTGGCTGCGAGGATGGCTACAGCAGGCTTCTTCGGAAGGTCCTAGATGCGCTGATGGTTCTCTCTTCAAGGAGCTCAGATTATCGCGACAAGATTGTCAGCGTGAGAGACACGTGGAACCGATTCATCCAGGATGCGAGGCCGAAATGATTAACGTTGCGACACCTTCAGTCTCTTCCTCag AAACGGTACCATTATGGATGAATCTAAAGGATTCCTCGACACAGAGGCCTTCCGTTTCTCAGGACTCCGACTATTTGTATCAATATGTAGATTACCAGGACAACGGAAATGATACGAGCACGTCGCTGCCGAGCGTGTCTACCATTAGCTCACCTACTCAGACCGTGAAGATCATTCACCCGCCGCCACATACGCAGAAGCATCCAGTGCAAAAGAACACTACATTACCAATAAAGAAGAATCCTCTAATGCCCCCATCGCCCAGCAGCTCCGGTTTTACCTTCTTCGGTTTACCCTTACcgaatttaaatttcaatctgTGGGGCAGGAAGGCGGAGAGAAAGGAATcctcgttgtcgtcgtcgtcgtcgtcgtcgtcggatAGACCTGGCCGAGGACGTTACAGGTCCTTCCCGCCCTCAGAACCGGAAATCCACAGAGGAGGCTTCGTACCTCTGCCGCGCGGTCAAAGCGGATTCGTACCGATCGCCGATCCTAGATTGGCGTACGAGAAACACGTGAAGCATGATAACACTTCAAGATCATTGAATGCAAGTAGTGCACCGATACAGGAGGAACGTGCTCGAAAAAGTGGAAACAGCACCGTGACCAAGATAGAGAAAACTATCTCCAAAAGCGGAAAACCGCGGACGAGCTACCGAGAGAAGGAAGAACTACCCACTGCTGCGTCGACAAACGTTCGACCAACTAGTTTTGAATCTCGCAAGATTTCATCCAACGTCAGTAAAATCATCCAAAG CCTTAATGCATCAAATACAGTGAAAAGTAGTACATCGATAATCGTGGAGGATGATTCATCGCAAGAAGCTCACGAAACATCAGTGTCCACCGAAATTTACGGCGGCGAAAGTTTAGAAGTAAATACGGAAGATACTAAATTCATAGAGAAACCGCAGATGGAAGTCGCTAACAGGATAGTTTGGACCACGCCAAAAGCAATAATAGCGGAAACGAAGAAAACTACGATTACTAAGGAGACTACAACTGCAGCGGTGAAGGTGGCACCGTCGAAAGAAACCGGATCCAAAGATTGGAACTTAGAAATACCTGAGTATGAAAAGGATTCAACCCTTGTAGGCAGTACAACTGAGTCTTATGAGAAATTTG ACAATTCGGATGTTGTGACGGATGCGGAACCGATTCCATACTTTTCAGCACCTGTAACGTCTACTACATCGAATCCACGACCCAAAGAAACCATGACTGTGACTTCTCGAGGGACAGAGGCATCCGCTCTGTCCGCGCTTCTGGTTCCGGGGGGATTAGTACCGTCTTCGGGATCCGTAGTAAATATACGTCCGCTTGGTAGATCTACGATAACCAAGGTTGCCTCGCCGTACATCAGCTACAACGCCGATCAATCCAGAGAAAAGCAGAAGTCGATCGCTGGCGCCGCTCAGAGGAGCGAGATCATCGACGAGACAACCGAAAGTCAGAACGAGGCGTTTGTCGTTGACGATGAAGCTAAAGTGATAAAGGACAGTCCTTTCAACTGGTACTTCCAACACTACAACGATACAAATTTAGAGCCTTATGTGGGTATAGCTTACAGCAGTGCTACAAAAATCGACGCCTATCAATGGTTTCCTTTGCTTATCTTCAGCattctgatataa
- the LOC105197043 gene encoding protein artichoke isoform X1, with the protein MVRSSEGGGLLIVGWLLALRSISAGAQLDPDYGCPLQERILPCRCSTRDMEVQIWCSHSELPKVLEGLQAVSHYMDRPVDELILENNNLPSLPGKVFATLRVLRLMLRNNRLERVSSGWLEGLHDSLLELFIVEPDLRSLPVDSLENLQGIEAMTLQSRVMKRLPRFASLPKLRYLQINSPALLELVPRNFRDVPNLEQLHVLGSPRLTRLEAGLLRDLPRLELLNITDSGIHWIHPRAMINLPELKEISLVGNAIIDAGMVGRACMDLPSLSVIRLDRNRINRLGEGSFVDLPVLSRLYLSRNYITEIFAQAFQQVPVLKSLDLNHNLIHRIHPEFFPQRTGNALEEIWLINNDLSHVAEIRSVFEALPRLKFLDASHNQLEEIPFGALRGHPTLERLHLNHNRLAFLQRETFTAMPALRELRLKNNSLSNLLEAPFWNLPALKGLDLSENYFRHIEPRLFANLPNLRRLDLSGNAIGLIEPESFLGTPALEHINVSGNALSVIHPMTFQHLTNLYELDIGLNRMLEVVPGLPKDIEHLHMSKNRIVALPTVSSQDLALPALRSLDLSSNGIERILPGTLADLSNLKKLNLGYNALRILDDGVFDGLTGLEQLDLKCNRLVTLHGRSFRPLKSLMDVNLRGNRVEVLRPDIFQENSRLQRVDLSRNNLAQIPHATFTNTRDLRELYASHNTLTELPGSLHGLTALRVLDLSFNKLNILSPETLSSLSSLLELKLVRNHIRELREGAFDGLPQLSLIDLENNDLRVIERNAIRALPELQAVRLGKNRLQSIPSGAFTELPLLQSAELQENSIQEIANNAFINVPHLLFLNLSHNHLPDLEYVGLDSLRSLEVLDLSYNRLSRVSSNSLAAMEWLVELKMDNNRICAVHGSPFDDMPRLRVLSLRSNRMTAVSENAFKRLRSNIAILDIDGNPLSCSCGMLWLRGWLQQASSEGPRCADGSLFKELRLSRQDCQRERHVEPIHPGCEAEMINVATPSVSSSAFGITETVPLWMNLKDSSTQRPSVSQDSDYLYQYVDYQDNGNDTSTSLPSVSTISSPTQTVKIIHPPPHTQKHPVQKNTTLPIKKNPLMPPSPSSSGFTFFGLPLPNLNFNLWGRKAERKESSLSSSSSSSSDRPGRGRYRSFPPSEPEIHRGGFVPLPRGQSGFVPIADPRLAYEKHVKHDNTSRSLNASSAPIQEERARKSGNSTVTKIEKTISKSGKPRTSYREKEELPTAASTNVRPTSFESRKISSNVSKIIQSLNASNTVKSSTSIIVEDDSSQEAHETSVSTEIYGGESLEVNTEDTKFIEKPQMEVANRIVWTTPKAIIAETKKTTITKETTTAAVKVAPSKETGSKDWNLEIPEYEKDSTLVGSTTESYEKFDNSDVVTDAEPIPYFSAPVTSTTSNPRPKETMTVTSRGTEASALSALLVPGGLVPSSGSVVNIRPLGRSTITKVASPYISYNADQSREKQKSIAGAAQRSEIIDETTESQNEAFVVDDEAKVIKDSPFNWYFQHYNDTNLEPYVGIAYSSATKIDAYQWFPLLIFSILI; encoded by the exons ATGGTCAGGTCGTCGGAGGGCGGTGGGCTTCTGATAGTCGGCTGGCTCCTGGCACTCCGTTCCATCAGTGCCGGTGCCCAGTTAGATCCAGATTACGGATGTCCGCTTCAAGAAAGGATACTGCCATGCAGATGTTCCACGCGCGATATGGAGGTCCAGATATG GTGTAGCCACAGTGAATTACCAAAGGTACTGGAAGGTTTGCAGGCAGTCAGTCACTATATGGATCGACCGGTAGACGAGCTGATTCTGGAGAACAATAACCTGCCAAGTCTACCCGGCAAGGTGTTTGCAACATTACGAGTTTTACGCTTAATGTTGCGAAACAATCGCCTCGAAAGGGTGTCTTCCGGCTGGCTGGAAGGCCTACACGACTCCTTGCTAGAACTGTTCATCGTCGAGCCCGATCTGCGATCTCTACCCGTGGACAGTCTGGAGAACCTGCAGGGTATCGAAGCGATGACGCTGCAGAGTCGCGTGATGAAGCGACTGCCGAGGTTCGCCAGTCTGCCGAAACTGAGATACCTTCAGATCAACTCCCCAGCCTTGCTAGAACTCGTCCCGAGAAATTTCCGAGATGTTCCCAATTTGGAGCAGCTACACGTATTGGGTAGTCCGAGACTGACCAGATTAGAGGCCGGGCTTCTTCGAGATCTGCCGCGATTGGAACTGCTCAACATCACTGATTCCGGAATCCACTGGATTCATCCGCGAGCGATGATCAATCTGCCGGAGCTCAAGGAGATCTCGTTGGTCGGAAACGCCATAATCGATGCCGGTATGGTCGGTCGCGCGTGCATGGATCTACCGTCGTTGTCAGTGATACGTCTGGATCGAAATCGCATCAACCGCCTGGGCGAAGGCTCCTTCGTCGATCTTCCTGTTTTATCGCGCCTCTATCTGTCGCGCAATTACATCACCGAGATATTTGCCCAGGCTTTCCAGCAGGTGCCAGTTCTCAAGTCCTTGGATCTGAATCACAATCTAATTCATCGCATCCATCCGGAATTCTTTCCGCAGCGGACAGGAAACGCGTTGGAAGAAATATGGCTAATCAATAATGATCTTAGCCACGTGGCTGAAATACGATCGGTGTTTGAGGCTCTGCCAAGGTTGAAATTTCTAGACGCCAGTCATAATCAGTTAGAGGAAATACCCTTCGGTGCTCTAAGAGGCCATCCCACTTTGGAGAGGCTCCATCTAAATCACAACAGACTAGCATTTTTGCAAAGAGAAACGTTCACAGCGATGCCGGCGCTCAGGGAGCTCAGGTTAAAAAACAATTCCCTGTCGAACCTACTGGAGGCTCCTTTCTGGAATTTGCCAGCGTTAAAG GGTCTAGATCTCTCGGAAAACTACTTTCGTCACATAGAACCACGCTTGTTCGCTAATCTGCCAAATCTTCGACGATTAGATCTTAGCGGTAATGCCATAGGACTCATTGAACCCGAGTCCTTTCTGGGCACTCCGGCGCTAGAGCACATCAATGTCTCCGGGAACGCTTTATCCGTAATTCATCCCATGACCTTCCAACACTTGACAAACTTGTACGAACTGGACATCGGTTTGAATCGTATGCTGGAAGTGGTTCCTGGCCTACCGAAAGATATCGAACATCTTCATATGTCCAAGAACCGTATTGTCGCCCTGCCAACCGTATCTTCTCAGGATCTAGCACTACCTGCCCTACGATCATTGGATTTGAGCTCGAATGGGATTGAAAGAATTCTGCCTGGCACCCTGGCTGACTTGTCAAACTTGAAAAAACTGAATCTAGGCTACAACGCTCTGAGAATTTTAGACGACGGAGTTTTCGATGGACTCACAGGATTAGAACAGTTAGACTTGAAGTGCAATCGCCTAGTCACGTTGCACGGACGAAGCTTTCGACCTCTAAAATCGTTGATGGATGTGAATCTTCGGGGTAATCGAGTGGAGGTTCTGCGACCGGATATTTTTCAAGAGAACAGTAGATTGCAAAGAGTCGACTTGAGCAGAAATAATCTCGCACAAATTCCTCACGCTACCTTCACCAATACAAG AGACCTTCGTGAACTGTACGCGTCGCACAATACTTTGACCGAGTTACCCGGATCGCTGCACGGCTTAACTGCTCTACGGGTCCTCGACTTGAGCTTCAACAAGCTGAACATCCTATCGCCGGAAACTCTAAGCAGTCTGTCGTCCTTGTTGGAATTGAAACTGGTCAGAAATCATATACGAGAGCTGCGGGAAGGCGCGTTCGACGGATTGCCGCAACTGTCCTTGATCGATCTCGAGAACAACGATCTTAGGGTGATCGAGAGAAACGCCATCAGAGCGTTACCGGAACTGCAAGCCGTCCGTCTCGGCAAAAATCgattacag TCCATCCCCAGCGGCGCTTTCACCGAATTACCACTGCTGCAGAGTGCGGAACTTCAGGAAAATAGTATTCAGGAAATCGCTAATAATGCTTTCATTAACGTGCCACATTTACTTTTCCTTAATCTAAGTCACAATCACCTGCCGGACTTGGAATACGTTGGTCTGGATAGTCTTCGCTCGTTAGAGGTTCTTGATCTCAGTTACAATCGATTATCCAGAGTTTCCAGCAACAGTTTAGCAGCTATGGAGTGGCTAGTGGAACTAAAG ATGGACAACAATCGGATTTGCGCCGTGCACGGTTCGCCTTTTGATGATATGCCCAGGTTGCGGGTATTGAGCCTGCGAAGCAATCGGATGACCGCGGTCTCAGAAAACGCTTTCAAAAGGCTGCGATCGAATATCGCTATCTTGGATATCGACG GAAATCCATTATCCTGTTCTTGCGGCATGCTTTGGCTGCGAGGATGGCTACAGCAGGCTTCTTCGGAAGGTCCTAGATGCGCTGATGGTTCTCTCTTCAAGGAGCTCAGATTATCGCGACAAGATTGTCAGCGTGAGAGACACGTGGAACCGATTCATCCAGGATGCGAGGCCGAAATGATTAACGTTGCGACACCTTCAGTCTCTTCCTCag CGTTTGGGATTACAGAAACGGTACCATTATGGATGAATCTAAAGGATTCCTCGACACAGAGGCCTTCCGTTTCTCAGGACTCCGACTATTTGTATCAATATGTAGATTACCAGGACAACGGAAATGATACGAGCACGTCGCTGCCGAGCGTGTCTACCATTAGCTCACCTACTCAGACCGTGAAGATCATTCACCCGCCGCCACATACGCAGAAGCATCCAGTGCAAAAGAACACTACATTACCAATAAAGAAGAATCCTCTAATGCCCCCATCGCCCAGCAGCTCCGGTTTTACCTTCTTCGGTTTACCCTTACcgaatttaaatttcaatctgTGGGGCAGGAAGGCGGAGAGAAAGGAATcctcgttgtcgtcgtcgtcgtcgtcgtcgtcggatAGACCTGGCCGAGGACGTTACAGGTCCTTCCCGCCCTCAGAACCGGAAATCCACAGAGGAGGCTTCGTACCTCTGCCGCGCGGTCAAAGCGGATTCGTACCGATCGCCGATCCTAGATTGGCGTACGAGAAACACGTGAAGCATGATAACACTTCAAGATCATTGAATGCAAGTAGTGCACCGATACAGGAGGAACGTGCTCGAAAAAGTGGAAACAGCACCGTGACCAAGATAGAGAAAACTATCTCCAAAAGCGGAAAACCGCGGACGAGCTACCGAGAGAAGGAAGAACTACCCACTGCTGCGTCGACAAACGTTCGACCAACTAGTTTTGAATCTCGCAAGATTTCATCCAACGTCAGTAAAATCATCCAAAG CCTTAATGCATCAAATACAGTGAAAAGTAGTACATCGATAATCGTGGAGGATGATTCATCGCAAGAAGCTCACGAAACATCAGTGTCCACCGAAATTTACGGCGGCGAAAGTTTAGAAGTAAATACGGAAGATACTAAATTCATAGAGAAACCGCAGATGGAAGTCGCTAACAGGATAGTTTGGACCACGCCAAAAGCAATAATAGCGGAAACGAAGAAAACTACGATTACTAAGGAGACTACAACTGCAGCGGTGAAGGTGGCACCGTCGAAAGAAACCGGATCCAAAGATTGGAACTTAGAAATACCTGAGTATGAAAAGGATTCAACCCTTGTAGGCAGTACAACTGAGTCTTATGAGAAATTTG ACAATTCGGATGTTGTGACGGATGCGGAACCGATTCCATACTTTTCAGCACCTGTAACGTCTACTACATCGAATCCACGACCCAAAGAAACCATGACTGTGACTTCTCGAGGGACAGAGGCATCCGCTCTGTCCGCGCTTCTGGTTCCGGGGGGATTAGTACCGTCTTCGGGATCCGTAGTAAATATACGTCCGCTTGGTAGATCTACGATAACCAAGGTTGCCTCGCCGTACATCAGCTACAACGCCGATCAATCCAGAGAAAAGCAGAAGTCGATCGCTGGCGCCGCTCAGAGGAGCGAGATCATCGACGAGACAACCGAAAGTCAGAACGAGGCGTTTGTCGTTGACGATGAAGCTAAAGTGATAAAGGACAGTCCTTTCAACTGGTACTTCCAACACTACAACGATACAAATTTAGAGCCTTATGTGGGTATAGCTTACAGCAGTGCTACAAAAATCGACGCCTATCAATGGTTTCCTTTGCTTATCTTCAGCattctgatataa
- the LOC105197042 gene encoding 26S proteasome non-ATPase regulatory subunit 7, protein MPSQEVVTTKVVVHPLVLLSVVDHFNRMGKIGNQKRVVGVLLGCWRAKGILDVSNSFAVPFDEDDKDKSVWFLDHDYLENMYGMFKKVNAREKVVGWYHTGPKLHQNDVAINELIRRYCPNSVLVIIDAKPKDLGLPTEAYQAVEEVHDDGSPTSKTFEHIPSEIGAEEAEEVGVEHLLRDIKDTTVGTLSQRITNQLLGLKGLHEQIREIRDYLLQVGNGKLPINHQIVYQLQDIFNLLPDMTQSSFVDSLYVKTNDQMLVVYLAALVRSIVALHNLINNKLTNRDAEKKETDGKKDTKKEEKKEEEKKGEEKAKAKSQ, encoded by the exons ATGCCGAGTCAAGAGGTTGTAACGACGAAAGTTGTGGTCCACCCGCTGGTGCTATTGAGTGTGGTGGACCACTTTAATCGCATGGGAAAAATCGGAAATCAAAAGAGAGTAGTCGGAGTGCTCCTGGGCTGCTGGAGGGCCAAGGGAATCCTGGACGTGTCGAACAGCTTTGCAG TACCCTTTGATGAGGATGACAAGGACAAAAGTGTATGGTTCCTTGATCATGATTATCTTGAAAATATGTATGGAATGTTCAAGAAAGTTAACG CTCGCGAGAAGGTAGTAGGCTGGTACCACACTGGACCTAAGCTGCATCAAAACGACGTTGCCATCAACGAACTAATAAGAAGATATTGTCCTAATTCAGTTTTGGTGATTATCGATGCCAAACCAAAAGATCTTGGGCTTCCTACCGAGGCGTATCAAGCTGTAGAAGAAGTACACGAT GATGGTTCTCCTACTTCCAAAACTTTCGAGCATATTCCAAGTGAAATTGGAGCTGAAGAAGCGGAAGAGGTTGGAGTAGAACATTTATTGCGGGATATCAAAGATACTACAGTTGGTACCCTCAGTCAAAGAATTACGAATCAACTACTTGGTTTGAAAGGTCTTCACGAACAAATCCGAGAAATTAGAGATTATTTGCTTCAG gTTGGCAATGGGAAATTACCTATAAATCATCAAATTGTTTATCAGCTGCAggatatctttaatttattaccGGATATGACTCAAAGTAGTTTTGTCGATTCATTATATGTAAAGACAAACGATCAGATGCTGGTTGTATATCTAGCAGCATTGGTTAGGTCTATAGTGGCGTTGcacaatttaattaacaacaagCTAACCAATCGTGATGCTGAGAAAAAAGAGACAGACGGGAAAAAGGATACAAAGAAGGaggaaaagaaggaagaagagaagaaaggcgAAGAGAAGGCAAAAGCTAAAAGTCAGTGA